The following is a genomic window from Crossiella equi.
GCCCGAGGGCCGCGCCTGGTCCCGCCCGGACGGCCCGCGCACCGCCGGGGTCAGCTCGTTCGGGCTCGGCGGCACCAACGCACACGTGATCATCCAGGAGCACCGCGAGGAGGACCGGTGAGCGAGCGCGAGACCTGGCTGCTGCCGCTGTCCGCGCGGCACCCCGCCGTGCTGGCGGCGATGCGGCTGCGGCTGGCCGACTGGCTGCGGGCCCACCCGGACGCCTCGTTGCGGGACGTGTCCTTCACCCTGGCCCGGGGTCGCGAGGAGTTCGACCACCGCTGCGTGGTGCTCGCCAGCGACCACACCGAGGCCGTCGAGGCGCTGGCCGCGCCGGTCAGCGCACGGCGCGTGCACGGCCGGGTCGGCGCGTCCTTCCTCGGCCCCGAGGCGGCCGACCCGTGGGTGAGCCTGGCCGACCGCTGGTGCCAGGGCGTGCCCGCCGACCTCACCCAGCGGCGGAACGGGCGGCGCCTGCACCTGCCCGGCTACGCCTTCCGCCGCGCGGGCATGGCCGTGCCGCCGGTGGAGCCCGCCGAGGTGCTGGCCCTGGCCGGGCTGACCGACGCGGTGCTGGCCACCGCGGGCCCGGCCGAGCTGGACCGCTACCAGCACCGCCTGCGCCGCCTCACCGGCGTGGGCCCCGACCTGGCCGGTGCGTCCACTGTGGACGCCGTGACCAAGGCGCTGGCCGACGCGCTGGCCACCGACGGCGCGGACACCGACCCGGACGTGGAGTCGGTGACCCCGCTGGCGCCGGTACCGCTGCGCCTGGTGTTCACCGACCAGGTGCGCACCCAGGGCCGCGAGGACAACAACGTGCTGGCCACGGTCCGCCTGGACGGGCCCCCGGACACCGTTGCCCTGCAACGGCTGTTCACCGACCTGCAAGCGCGGGAGCCCGCGCTGCGCACGGTCGTGCACCGCGACGGCGACCGCTGGTTCGCCCACGTCCGCACCCGGCCGCTGGCCGAGCTGACCGTGGCCGAGGCCACCACCGACGAACACAGCCGGGCGGCTGTCACCGAATGGGCCACCACCCCGTTCGAGCTGCTCGACGCACCACTGGTCCGCGCCCTGGTCACCACCCGAGGGGACCTGGCCGTGCTCGCCTACCGCGCGATCACCGGACCCGACGAGCTCAACGCCATGCTCGGCCGCCTCCACGAGGAGTACCGGGCTGGTCTGTCCCGAACACTGGAGGGGAACTTCGCATGACCGTCACCGACGTGACCAGGATCGACCGCATCGAGGACAACCCGGTGCTGGCCCAGGACTGGCGCGGCCGCGCGCCGCTGCCGATGAGCGCCGACAGCGCGTTCAACGGCTACATCGCCGCCAACGTGCTCTTCGCGCTCAACCGCCTCGGGGTACTGGCCGAGTTCGAGACCGCCGGGTACGTCGACGTCCCGGCCTTCTGCGCGCAGCGCTCGGTGGACGAGCCGATGTTCCGCTCCTTCGTCCACGCCGCCCGCTCCTTCGGGCACGTGCACGTCGACGGCGACAAGGTCTCCCTCACCGACGCCGGGCGCGAGGTCGTGCGCATGCACGGCTTCTTCACCTGGGCCGTGGGCGGCTACAACGAGGTCTTCGCCAACGCGGGCACACTGGCCACCGGCGAGCGCCGGTACAGCCACGACGTGCTGCGCGATGAGGGCATGGTGGCGCTGGGCTCGGCGCAGTGCGACCGCGAGCTGATGGCGCACATCCTCGACGAGGTGCTGGCCGAGGTGGACTTCAGCGTGCTGGCCGACCTGGGCAGCGGCACCTCCGCCCGCGTCAGCCGCGTGGTCAAGGGCCGCCCCGGCGCCCGCGGTCTGGGCCTGGACATCAGCGGTCCGGCCACCGAGATCGCGCACCGCACCATCGCCGAGGCCGGGATGGCCGACCGGGTGCGCGCCATCCAGACCGACGTGCTCGACGTCGTGCTGGCCGCGGAGCACCGCGAGGCCATCGCCGAGGTGGACGCGGTGATGAGCTTCTTCCTGCTGCACGACCTCCTGGCCAACCCCGCCACCCGCCGGGACATCCTGCCCCGCATGCGCGAGGTCTTCCCCAAGGCCCGCACGTTCCTGCTCGCCGACACGGTGATCCGCCCGCAGCGCGACGAGGACGCCACGCTGCCGGTGTTCTCCACCGGGTTCGAGCTGGCGCACGCGCTGATGGGCGTGCCGCTGCACACCAAGGAGGCCTACGAGGAGCTGTTCACCGAGGCCGGCCTGCACATCCGCCGCGCGGTGCCCTTCGGCGCCCCGCACTCGTGGCTGTTCGTCCTGGAAGCGCGGTGAGCTGAGATGGCCGAGATCCACACCAACCTGCCCATCCCGCTGGCCGTGGCCGGGCACCACCAGCCCGCGCCGTTCTACCTGACCGCGGACATGTTCGGTGGCCTGCCCGTGCAGCTGGCGGGCGGCGAGCTGAGCGCGCTGGTCGGCAAGCCGGTGGCCGACCCGCACACCCACGAGGTCGACGAGATCTACTTCCTGGTCTCCCCCACCCCCGGCGGCGCGCGCATCGAGGTCCAGCTGGACGGGGAGAAGTACGAGCTGACCTCCCCGGCGGTCATGCGCATCCCGGCGGGCGGCGAGCACTGCTTCCTCACCCTGGAGGCCGAACGCGGCAGCTACTGCTTCGGCGTGCTCATCGGGGACAGGACGTGAGCAGCGCGCTGGCCGCCGCGCACGCCGCCCGCACGGACGGCATGACCCGGCTGCACCTGAGCGAGAACGTGCACGGTGCCAGCCCGGCGGCGATCCGTGCCGCCTCGGCCGCGCTGGCCTCGGTCAGCGTCTACCCCGACCCGGCGCGGGCCGGGGTGGCCGAGGCCGTCGCCGCGCACCACCGGCTCGCGCCCGCGCAGGTGGCGGTGGCCAACGGCAGTGACGAGCTGGTGCTGCTGACCAGCCTCGCCCTCGGCGACCCGGCCAAGCCCGGTCTCACCACGGCGGGCACCTTCCCCGGGTACGAGACCTGCCTGACCACCGGCGGCCGGGGCTGCACGGCACTGCCGCTGTCCGGCGGGCGGCTGGACGTCGAGCGGTTCGCCGCCGAGCTGCCCCGGCACGGCATCGGGTACGTGTGCAACCCGCACAACCCGAGCGGCGCCGTGCTCGACCGGGACGAGCTGGCGCACCTGGTGCGCGCGGCCGGGAGCAGTGGTGTGCCGCTGGTCTTCGACGAGGCCTACCTGGAGTTCGCCGACCCGGACACCCCGCAGGTCCGCGACCACCTGGACGGGGACGCACCGGTGGTGGCCCTGCGCACGCTGTCCAAGGCCTACGGGCTGGCGGCGCTGCGCATCGGATATGCCATCGGCGCGGCCGGCCAGCTGGCCGCGCTGCGGGCGGCGCAGGGCACGATGCCGTTCAGCGCCAACACGATCGCCCAGGCGGCGGCGATCGCGGCCCTGGCCGACCAGGACCACCTGGAAGACGTCCGGAAGTCCAATGTGGACCGCCGCGAGTGGTTCTACGCCCAGCTGGCCGCCCGGGGCCGGGGCTTCCTGCCCTCGGTGACCAACTTCGTCGCGGTCGCGGTCACCGACTCCCGCACCGCGCAGGACCGGCTGGCCGCCGAGCACCGGATCCTGGTGCGCGACGCGGGCCTGTTCGGCTTCCCGGGCCACCTGCGGGTGTCCCTGGGCCACCAGGACGACCTGCTCCGCCTGCTCGACGCCCTGGACGAGATCGCACCGGTGGAAGGGAAGTGAGCGAGATGTTGCGACACTGGCCGATCGCGGGCCTGCGCCTGAGCACCCCCGAGGTGGAGCTGCGCTGGCCGAGCCTGGCCGACCTGGACGAGCTGGCCGAGGTCGCCGCGGGCGGGGTGCACGACCCGAAGGACATGCCGTTCTTCTCCCACTGGACCGACGGCCCGCCGGAGCTGGTCGCCCGCCGGGTGGTCCAGCGCCACTGGAACTCCCTGGGCGCCTGGACCCCCAACGACTGGACGCTGTACCTGGTCGCGGTGCACCAGGGCCAGGTCATCGGCTGCTACAGCATGGGCGCCCGGGACTTCCACCTCACCCGCGAGGTCCTGGGCACCGCGTGGCTGGGCACCCCGTTCCAGGGCAAGGGCCTGGGCACCTACGCCCGGGCGGCCATGCTGCACCTGGCCTTCGAGGGCCTGGGCGCGGACTACTCCTTCTCCGTGGTCCAGCGGTCCAACACCGCCTCCCAGACGGTGTTCAAGAAGCTGGGCTTCCAGCTGGACGGCATGCAGGTCAACCAGGTCCGGGGCCGCCAGGTCCTCAGCGACCGCTACCGCATGGACCGCCAGACCTGGGAGGAGAACCGCTCGATCCCGGTCGAGGTCCACGGCCTGGCCCCGGCCCTGCCGCTGTTCGGCCTCGGCCCGGACAACGCGCCCACGGCCGAACCGGTGGCCGCGCGGCCGATGGTGACCGCCGAGGTGCTGTCCGGGGTGCGGGTGGACTTCGAGGGCTCGGACGCCTGAGCCGCCCGTCCACACCGGACCGCCCGCGGCCGCTCAGGTCGCGGGCGGACCCCGGTGCCCCAGCCAGTCCGCGACCTCGGTCCGGCTGCTGAGGTCGAGCTTGGCCAGCACGCTGGCCACGTGGGACTCGACCGTGCCGCGTGCGATGCCCAGCTGGCCCGCGATGTCGCGGTTGGTCAGCCCCCGCCCCACCAGCTCCGCCACCTGGGCCTCCCGCGCGGTCAGCAGCCGCGGCGGTTTCGGCTCGTGCCGGGTGGTGGTGCGGGCGAAGGCCACCGCGCGCGCCACGTCCGCGCCGTGGCGGCGGCCCCGGTCGTGGGCCGCCTGGTAACCGCGCTCGCCCAGTACCGGCAGCAGCTCGCGGGCCCAGCCGGGGTCCGGGTCCGGCCACAGCCCGTGGCTGGCGCCGAGCAGCTGGGCGGCCTGCACGTGCCTGCCGGTGGCGCGGTGCACCTGGGCCAGCAGGCGCAGGTGCTGACAGGTGCCGAGCACGTCCTCGAACCGCGCCGCGTTGAACAGCCCGGCGAAGGCGGCCTGGGCGGCGGAGGCGTGGTCGCCACGCGTGAGGTGGGCCTGCCCCAGGGCGTGGTGGAAGTGCGTGCGCACCCAGTCGTGCCGGTCCGGGCCGCAGTCGGCGAGGTGGCGGGCGGGTGCGGCCGGGGCGGTCGGGGTCAGAGCCAGCCGCGCCGCGGTGGCGGCGAGCCGGGAGGTGGGGTGGCCCGCGGCCTGGAAGGCGTCCGCGGCCTGGCCGAACAGCGCGGCGGCGCGGGTCCGGTCGTCGGCGAGCAGTGCGGCGTGCGCCAGGACCAGCAGGCCCTGGCCGGTGGCGGTGGCGTCGTCGTGCTGCCTGCCCCAGGCCAGCACCTCCCGCGCCAGCCCGGCCGCCGCGGCGGTGCCGTCGAGGTGGGCCGCGACGAACTGGGCACCGGCCCGTGCCGCACCGGGTTCGACGGTGCCCGCCAGCGCCCGCCGCGCCCAGCGCCGTCCCTCGGCCGGGTGGCCGCAGCCGTGCCAGAAGAAGTCCAGCGCCGCCACCAGGGTCAACGCCTCGGTGGCCAGGCCCGGGGTGGCCAGCGCGTGCTCCAGTGCGGCGCGGACGTTCCCGCGCTCGGTCCGGAACTGGGCGGCGAGCGCGGCCTGGTCGGTACCGGCGCGCCAGCGGCGCTGGGCCTGGACGGCGAGCGCGGTGACGTGGCGGAGGTGGCGGGTGCGGATCCGGGACAGCTCCCCGCGCCCGCGCAGCACCTCCACCCCGAACTGGCGCATCGCGGCGGTCAGCCGGTACCGGCCCTCCACCACCTGCACGACCGACTTCGCGGTCACCGCCCGCAGCACGGACCCCGGGTGGAACCCGTCGTCCGCGCACACCGCCTCGACGGACTCGCGTGAGGCGCTGTCGGCGAAGACCGCCAACCGGGTCCACAGCAGCTGTTCCCCGGTCGAGAGCAGGTCGAAGCTCCACCGGAGGACGGCGTGCAGCGTCCGGTGCCTGGGGTGCCTACCCGGGCTGGTGCGGTCCAGCAGCGTGAAGTCGGCGGCCAGGCGCGCGGCCAGGGCCTCCGGGGTCAGCGTGCCCAGCCACGAGGCCGCGATCTCGATGGCGAGCGGGACCCCGTCGAGGCGGGCGCAGACATCGTGGACGGCCGCCCAGTTGTCCGAGGTCAGGACGAACCCGGGCCACCGCTGCGCGGCGCGGTCGGTGAACAGCCGGACCGCGTCCAGCCGCCTGGCCTCCGCCGCCCCCGACACCTCGGGCAGCTCGAACGGTCGCAGCCGGACCACGTGCTCGCCCGGCACCCCCAGCGGCTGCCTGCTGGTGACGAGCACCCGCAGCCCCGGCACGGCCGCCAGGAGCTCGCCGAGCTGCTCGGCGCACGCGGCCACGAGGTGCTCGCAGCTGTCCACGACCAGCAGCGACCCCTGCCCCAGCGGCAACCCAGCCAGTCCGGCGGCCAGACCCGCCTCGTCCCGCACGGCGTCCAGAGCCAGCCAGTGCACCGTGGTCCGCTCGGCCAGGCGCCTGCCGGCGGCCACCGCGAGCCGGGTCTTGCCCACCCCGCCCAGCCCGGTGAGCGTGACCAGGCGGTGCCCGGCGAGCAGCGCGCACACCTCGGCCAGCTCGGCACGGCGCCCGACGAGCCGGTTCGGCGGGACGGGCAACGCTCCCGGCAAGACTGGTCCTCTTCTGTGGCACTGGGTGGGGTTTCCACCGAGCGTGCCAGCGAGGCCAGCCAAGATCGTTGTAGGCGCCCACAGGAATGGACGGGCCGGTTTTGTCCCGGACGACAACCCGGGCACGGCTCAGGCGAGGTCGACCACCTGGTGGCCGTCCGGGCGCAGGCCGGGACCGGTGTCCAGGCGGCGCGGGTTGACCACCGGGAGCTGCTCGACCCCCGTCCTCGGGCCGCAGCGCCTCCCGGATCACCGGGTTGGCGAAGCCGTCGCCGTAGAACTCGGGGGTGTCCACGTGGTCGACCCCAGCTCCACGGCCCGGCGCGGCAGCGCGACGGCCCCGGCGGGCCGCTCGTGCAGCCGTTCGAGCCGCAGGGCGCCGTACCCGGCGAACGGAGCGGTCATGACAGGTCCTCCTCGATCGGGCCGCGCAGCGCGACGGCCAACAGCTCGGCCAGGTACAGCGCGGCGACCCGCCGCGCGAGCGGGGCGGCCAGCTCCCGCGCCCGCTCCGGTTCGTGCTGCCCGGCCTTGGCCAGCCAGGCCACCACGCAGTCGTGCACCAGCCCACGCAGCCGCCCGACCATGTCGCCGACGATCGCGCCGAGCGCCGGATCAGTGGTCGCCTCGCCCCAGATCTGCACCACGAACCGGGCCTCGACGGGGTTGATCTCGGCGACCAGGCGGGCCAGCAGCTCATCGGGATCCGGCGGGGCCGCGCTGGCGGCGTACCCCCTGAGCACCTCGGCCCGCCTGGCGAGCACCACGGTCGCGGTGGCCTGGACCAGGTCGGCCTTGTTGCGGTAGTGCGCGTAGATCGACCCGGCGGACAGGCCCGACTCGGCGGTGATGTCGGCGATCGAGGTCCGCTCCAGGCCACGCCGCCCGAAGCAGCACAACGCCGCCTCGGCGATCTGGGTGCGCCGGAGCTCCTTGCGCGCGTCGGTCAGCCGTGGCACCGAGCCCCCTCCCAAAAAGAACTCTGGTTCTTCTTGTTCGAAGACTAGCAGAACTACCGTTTTGTTTGAGCTGGGTCCGGTAACGCCAGCGGGCATCGGCCCGACACGCCAGCGCCGGAGGCCCGGCCACCGCCCTACCCCCCGAGGCGGTCCGGG
Proteins encoded in this region:
- a CDS encoding CurL C-terminal domain-containing protein — its product is MSERETWLLPLSARHPAVLAAMRLRLADWLRAHPDASLRDVSFTLARGREEFDHRCVVLASDHTEAVEALAAPVSARRVHGRVGASFLGPEAADPWVSLADRWCQGVPADLTQRRNGRRLHLPGYAFRRAGMAVPPVEPAEVLALAGLTDAVLATAGPAELDRYQHRLRRLTGVGPDLAGASTVDAVTKALADALATDGADTDPDVESVTPLAPVPLRLVFTDQVRTQGREDNNVLATVRLDGPPDTVALQRLFTDLQAREPALRTVVHRDGDRWFAHVRTRPLAELTVAEATTDEHSRAAVTEWATTPFELLDAPLVRALVTTRGDLAVLAYRAITGPDELNAMLGRLHEEYRAGLSRTLEGNFA
- a CDS encoding ATP-binding protein is translated as MPGALPVPPNRLVGRRAELAEVCALLAGHRLVTLTGLGGVGKTRLAVAAGRRLAERTTVHWLALDAVRDEAGLAAGLAGLPLGQGSLLVVDSCEHLVAACAEQLGELLAAVPGLRVLVTSRQPLGVPGEHVVRLRPFELPEVSGAAEARRLDAVRLFTDRAAQRWPGFVLTSDNWAAVHDVCARLDGVPLAIEIAASWLGTLTPEALAARLAADFTLLDRTSPGRHPRHRTLHAVLRWSFDLLSTGEQLLWTRLAVFADSASRESVEAVCADDGFHPGSVLRAVTAKSVVQVVEGRYRLTAAMRQFGVEVLRGRGELSRIRTRHLRHVTALAVQAQRRWRAGTDQAALAAQFRTERGNVRAALEHALATPGLATEALTLVAALDFFWHGCGHPAEGRRWARRALAGTVEPGAARAGAQFVAAHLDGTAAAAGLAREVLAWGRQHDDATATGQGLLVLAHAALLADDRTRAAALFGQAADAFQAAGHPTSRLAATAARLALTPTAPAAPARHLADCGPDRHDWVRTHFHHALGQAHLTRGDHASAAQAAFAGLFNAARFEDVLGTCQHLRLLAQVHRATGRHVQAAQLLGASHGLWPDPDPGWARELLPVLGERGYQAAHDRGRRHGADVARAVAFARTTTRHEPKPPRLLTAREAQVAELVGRGLTNRDIAGQLGIARGTVESHVASVLAKLDLSSRTEVADWLGHRGPPAT
- a CDS encoding pyridoxal phosphate-dependent aminotransferase, whose product is MSSALAAAHAARTDGMTRLHLSENVHGASPAAIRAASAALASVSVYPDPARAGVAEAVAAHHRLAPAQVAVANGSDELVLLTSLALGDPAKPGLTTAGTFPGYETCLTTGGRGCTALPLSGGRLDVERFAAELPRHGIGYVCNPHNPSGAVLDRDELAHLVRAAGSSGVPLVFDEAYLEFADPDTPQVRDHLDGDAPVVALRTLSKAYGLAALRIGYAIGAAGQLAALRAAQGTMPFSANTIAQAAAIAALADQDHLEDVRKSNVDRREWFYAQLAARGRGFLPSVTNFVAVAVTDSRTAQDRLAAEHRILVRDAGLFGFPGHLRVSLGHQDDLLRLLDALDEIAPVEGK
- a CDS encoding TetR/AcrR family transcriptional regulator; translated protein: MPRLTDARKELRRTQIAEAALCCFGRRGLERTSIADITAESGLSAGSIYAHYRNKADLVQATATVVLARRAEVLRGYAASAAPPDPDELLARLVAEINPVEARFVVQIWGEATTDPALGAIVGDMVGRLRGLVHDCVVAWLAKAGQHEPERARELAAPLARRVAALYLAELLAVALRGPIEEDLS
- a CDS encoding GNAT family N-acetyltransferase, with product MLRHWPIAGLRLSTPEVELRWPSLADLDELAEVAAGGVHDPKDMPFFSHWTDGPPELVARRVVQRHWNSLGAWTPNDWTLYLVAVHQGQVIGCYSMGARDFHLTREVLGTAWLGTPFQGKGLGTYARAAMLHLAFEGLGADYSFSVVQRSNTASQTVFKKLGFQLDGMQVNQVRGRQVLSDRYRMDRQTWEENRSIPVEVHGLAPALPLFGLGPDNAPTAEPVAARPMVTAEVLSGVRVDFEGSDA
- a CDS encoding class I SAM-dependent methyltransferase, whose amino-acid sequence is MTVTDVTRIDRIEDNPVLAQDWRGRAPLPMSADSAFNGYIAANVLFALNRLGVLAEFETAGYVDVPAFCAQRSVDEPMFRSFVHAARSFGHVHVDGDKVSLTDAGREVVRMHGFFTWAVGGYNEVFANAGTLATGERRYSHDVLRDEGMVALGSAQCDRELMAHILDEVLAEVDFSVLADLGSGTSARVSRVVKGRPGARGLGLDISGPATEIAHRTIAEAGMADRVRAIQTDVLDVVLAAEHREAIAEVDAVMSFFLLHDLLANPATRRDILPRMREVFPKARTFLLADTVIRPQRDEDATLPVFSTGFELAHALMGVPLHTKEAYEELFTEAGLHIRRAVPFGAPHSWLFVLEAR